The Candidatus Campbellbacteria bacterium genome segment CAGATCTATACTTGGACGCAATTCTTTATTGATAATTTGGAAGGGAATGAACATTTGATCGTTGACGGTACTCCGCGAAGAATTGAGGACGCTATTGCTATGGATTCTGCCTTCCGTTTTTATGAAAGACCAAAGCCGAAATTTATTTTTCTTGATATTTCGCGTGAAGAAGCAAAGAAGAGGTTATTAGAAAGATCCGCGCAGTCTAAAAATAAAACAGACTTGCGTTCAATTGAGGACGAGGAGGAAAAAATTGAATCACGTCTCGACTGGTTTGAAGAATTTGTACTACCGGCTGTTGACTTTTTTAAGAATAATCCGGATTATAAATTTATTAATATAGATGGAGAGCTTCCAGTTGAAGAGGTGCATAGAAGTATAATCAAAAAAGCATTCGAAGATGATCTGTAAAACAGAACAAGAAAAAGAGATCTTGCGAGAGGGAGGCAAGCGCCTTGCCGAAATCCGCTCTGTTCTAGCCGAGAAAACTAAAGCTGGTGTCTCTACAGTGGAATTGGATGAGTTGGCTTATCAATTGTGTACTAAGGACGGAGATCTGCCCGCGTTTCTGAACTATACTCCTTTTGGAGCGCCCAGACCCTTTCCTTCCAGTATATGTGTTTCCGTAAACGACGTCGTGGTACACGGAATTCCGACTGAAGATCCGCGAGTCATAAAAGAAGGAGATTTGGTTACTATTGACGTAGGTTTAGTTCACAAAGGGCTGATAACAGACAGTGCTATTACGGTAGAAGTGGGAGAGGTAAAAGATAGAGAACACAGAATGGTTGTGGCTGCGAGAGAAGCGCTCGATAAGGCCATAAAAAAGGTTCGTGCCGGTGTGCGCGTAGGAGAGATATCAAAAGTCATAGAACAGACCGTTAAAGAACAAGGTTTTGGCGTGCCCCAGGAATTGGGAGGCCACGGAGTTGGCAAGTCAATACACGAAGAACCAAGTATCACGAACGTTTTCTTTGGGAACCTTGGTCCTTCCTTGCGAGAAGGAGAGGTAATAGCCATAGAGCCGATCATTACTATGGGCAAGGGAGATATAGTTTTCGATCACAAGGATGGATACACGATAACCACCAAAGATGGTTCAAAAAGCGCGCATTCAGAACACACCTTAATTGTAACCAAGAACGGATCTGAGATCTTGACTGTTTAAAGAATTCACATGGCGTAGTTTTTCCTATGGTACAATTGAGAGTATATGGTGGACGCATCTAACCAAGGAACAACATCGCAAGATATTTCACGTGCCGCGAATGTAGATTCGCATGACGTGGAGGACATAGATCGAGAACTGGAGGCCTATTTAGAGGAAAAACGCTCCGGTAAATCAATGAACTTTGATCATTCTGTGGATGAGCAGTTATCCAATATAAGACAAAAAATGAAATCGGGTGGCCGAGAAAACAAATCTTCTTCAGTGGGCGGAGGGGTGCCACAGAAAGCTGATTCTAAAAATTCTAGTAACAATAGCTCGGCTCATTCTGCTGACGTGAAAAGTTCAGACTCCGAGCACGAGAATATCATTCGGTCGCTCGAAGAGAAATATAGTGTTGGCAAAGAAAAAGCCAAAGATAACAAAGCACCAGATCAGCCGAAGGAAAGAGAGGATTCAAACGGGGAAGATAAAAAAGACACTAAAGATACTAAAGCGACCAAAGAAACCGAAGAAAACGCAAAAAAAGATCAAGCTGGCGGCGACTCACCCGACATTTCTCTAGGCAGGTTAATGGATAATATTGAAGGTTTGGATGAGCCACACGCCAAAACTTTATATGAAAAGATCAAGCAATTGCCCGAAAGATCCCAAGGAAAGATCATTGATGATTTTCTGCCTAAGTTACGGCGCAACAAAGAACGCAAAGAACTTTTCGAAAGAACTCAATCAGAACTGGAAAACGAACTGAAAAACTTTTTGGATAATAATGCATCTCCTAACACCTCGACAGACGACGAAAGTTTGGCTAAACCGCTGACTTTCTCAAAAGACACTCCTAACGAGGAAGCCACAGTATCGGAAAAATCGAAAGGATTTGATGTCC includes the following:
- a CDS encoding nucleoside monophosphate kinase; this translates as MDLQTFIILGSSGSGKGTQTRMLNQYLEEVDKERGVIELVMGDNLRELWRRQGYTEERSKELMELGKLQPSFLQIYTWTQFFIDNLEGNEHLIVDGTPRRIEDAIAMDSAFRFYERPKPKFIFLDISREEAKKRLLERSAQSKNKTDLRSIEDEEEKIESRLDWFEEFVLPAVDFFKNNPDYKFINIDGELPVEEVHRSIIKKAFEDDL
- the map gene encoding type I methionyl aminopeptidase — translated: MICKTEQEKEILREGGKRLAEIRSVLAEKTKAGVSTVELDELAYQLCTKDGDLPAFLNYTPFGAPRPFPSSICVSVNDVVVHGIPTEDPRVIKEGDLVTIDVGLVHKGLITDSAITVEVGEVKDREHRMVVAAREALDKAIKKVRAGVRVGEISKVIEQTVKEQGFGVPQELGGHGVGKSIHEEPSITNVFFGNLGPSLREGEVIAIEPIITMGKGDIVFDHKDGYTITTKDGSKSAHSEHTLIVTKNGSEILTV